A window of the Cannabis sativa cultivar Pink pepper isolate KNU-18-1 chromosome X, ASM2916894v1, whole genome shotgun sequence genome harbors these coding sequences:
- the LOC115700158 gene encoding trans-Golgi network-localized SYP41-interacting protein 1 isoform X3, with product MDKNKNRTDLLAAGKKKLQQYRQRKDTKGTGSHGKSTKKSSNKSEQREADAGSTADKTTSMSSVEGEITSHFDSDPLVIASSTSQSVESVASVSEVVAVDLSTVSSTPDFSMDETLTAPNELSTPKVGVGEHHVDSLVQSEGTSIGIEVARIMSSDTSDTVHSGGETKSDDIFVLSDLLTKPELVDSTGVTLNAELQSGSLEDSSFPSRANFVDSEHESLPSKDDNPDKSLMQTREDQEADGLDGRNSDYKSEIEHKGDTKFPLSEADVSGEALSGISLEGTCVDTSCEVDYNGKVDEVSVSDGANIMEDFPGDGLVVASQNSTGAVMGSFHEGKSSDLLKTDDLGEGSTERVQNDTGDEKVVQVHNQQHMLDSYEKPSEIDLVSSAREWNVSSGFVLSSINLSQLMDLVKGLSEEEYNLLVKSREPVSSAELGPANLKMADPDFSKLLEKLKEELFLTNCTKDIFQLQLAQQSELQGEFDHQHHQLVSVLSASLKEASEQNQLLREELLQCRCELQAAVGAREEFQKEFCTSQAEVARAYELQISLERSQGDLLRLSTELADCKQLVASLQVENEDMNGALALVTEEKKKLKEEKDHLFEENEKLAIELAEWKGLMAALQLEISNLTTNLTLAAAERKILEEEKEHLGHEHAKILTKFADCKEVASTLQLENSSLKERLDLVTEERKRLEEDKRCFALENERLLFDLASLKEQLSTEQRERERVGVDLKEVTSRLEQLMEENIFLSSSLDIHKAKLTEASDSNRIEMPVQSKEDWHQVEISEVRSRDGENLSAGEDSYCILGKQVDDVCSYTQKPLSDDIAGRTPYILFEKGVFDDSLGFVSLKGHLDEVEKILHQLEKAIGEVQAYSASLSKSGGKLVAPGVSKLIQAFESKVHLDEQESEDMPPIEKQSTATDPFVVVEEEIRNLKELFKQLVLDAADAYVLFKSEIDGRRTADINVRELKVQHEALKDHSNNLEASNIELAIVSEVLKQHGGTIEATNNELVVLCEATKLEVIDLKAKNTDLCCKLRKCESRIDDLQSQLYDLQQTSNEMATVIGNHLDDLQKEVSGRTLIIEEDWNSTLAQIFEIVQKLDGSLGNFASKVFVPDDGLDVVCHLASSVNAATKLFEDMQKKLEAFQIDHEVISGSYKEVNERCEEMHRKNDMAVGLLHKLHGDFRKLVRSHGSLDENEIKEVNPDPLDYSIYETFMGQLEHFLSERQELESVIDKLNLELVNRIGEFEELNRGCLDTDVICKLIEDARGVLKEEDIEICANKSPPLHFESLITVLVQKYKEAHMQLNLIEEENRSKVMKFEELQQEVQHLTAICLQHETEMLVLKESFSQVEEALFATGSELQKKVSELELSEQRVSSLREKLSIAVTKGKGLVVQRDGLKQSLAETSSELKRCSHELQLKDARLHEVETKLKTYSEAGERVEALESELSYIRNSATALRESFLLKDSLLQRIEEILEDLDLPEHFHSRDIIEKVDWLARSVAGNSLPSATDWDQKSSAGGGSFSDAGFVMMEPWKDDLQSNSNSGEDLKRKFEELQSKFYGLAEQNEMLEQSLMERNNLVQKWEELLNRIDMPSHLRSVEPEDRIQWLGRELTEAHHDTISLQQKVDNLENYSGSLSADLEDSKSRISVLESNLKAITLEREHLSERLDVLNHDYDKLLAKATQYELENSRLQSEVTSFQENHEMLARKADEFDLKNRSLQNEVDDLQKQVAEMAGNEKQILSIEEEIRRLQNLVGDVLQDPGLEDQISSGSNIECLEMLLRKLLENYAKFSTIRPVLGGGIDELQTDVMTVEAAKNLSKTHAGESDEVIMKKELEEALHELILVKEERGVFVEKQQSLALEIEALVKRREELELLLHQEEQKSASVREKLNVAVRKGKLLVQQRDSLKQTIEQLNAELENLKSKAKTQEDKLVEYDKKFEELSMYPERVNVLESEILLLRNRLTENEQHLQDSGHVLSVISNTLADFDGGDGVNAADPVKKLEQFVKLCRDMRSDMISLEEASRKSKRAAGLLLAELNEVQERNDSLQEELANDAAELSELTKERDLAEEAKLEALSRLEELYNVHSLEQRNGFSELEGLKSVVDQLRKGFHDVNNLLSDVFSKDLELLRNLESGIDKCLKPTNATDEESVPRFSASSLISSGSDGKDWYFSKGSWLDSIMHDNFEGSSVTEICSYVGHQLEELTIEVGVLKEKLQSHTSSLHEQASSLSKLMAVAHRETISRWELYEAMKGDIISKESSVKEKDKEFVTLQKSIALSFEAFSNLHMEIEKAKAELLGHNYGAGDQGINLAGHLSSEESIRTMEDKLLFAIREFARIKAEIVEGNQKQLKTAVADLQKELQEKEISKERICMELVGQIKEAEAAAARYSLDLQSSRSQIDDLEKNLQVMEHEKNLLEQKMEELQSVHATTSTELQQRVRSLSDVINAKDQEIEALMQALDEEESQMEDLKKKKEELDKALQQKNLDLENVEASRGKVMKKLSTTVTKFDELHQLSASLLAEVENLQSQLQDRDGEISFLRQEVTRCTNDVLVASQLSNKKDSDDLQEFLAWFDNLIANVGMQNIHPDIKNNDRVIEHKELLKKKIESFVSDFTNIREAAQSKDTLLQLERSKVDDLMRKGEILERSLLDKESRLSFIEGAEDPGVTTSATSEILEVEPLINKWTVPSSSVATQVRSLRKGNADQVAIAIDMDPGSSNRLEDEDDDKVHGFKSLTTSRVVPRFTRPVTDMIDGLWVSCDRALMRQPALRLGIIIYWAILHALLATLAI from the exons ATGGATAAGAATAAGAACCGTACCGATCTGCTTGCCGCTGGCAAAAAGAAG CTTCAACAATATCGCCAAAGGAAGGATACCAAAGGGACTGGAAGTCATGGAAAATCCACTAAAAAGTCTAGTAATAAATCAGAGCAGCGTGAAGCTGATGCTGGCTCAACTGCTGATAAAACTACATCCATGTCTTCAGTTGAAGGGGAAATTACATCTCATTTTGATTCTGATCCTTTGGTAATTGCTTCATCAACTTCTCAATCTGTAGAGAGTGTAGCTTCTGTCAGTGAAGTTGTTGCAGTTGATCTATCTACAGTTTCCAGCACACCAGACTTTAGTATGGATGAAACATTAACAGCCCCCAATGAGTTATCTACACCGAAGGTGGGGGTTGGTGAGCATCATGTTGACTCTTTAGTCCAATCTGAAGGCACAAGTATTGGAATTGAGGTGGCAAGAATTATGTCTTCAGATACATCAGATACTGTGCACTCTGGTGGAGAAACTAAATCCGAtgatatttttgtattaagtgATTTGCTCACTAAACCTGAATTAGTTGATTCTACTGGAGTAACACTTAATGCTGAATTACAAAGTGGTAGTTTGGAAGATAGTTCATTTCCTTCACGAGCAAATTTTGTGGATTCTGAACACGAATCACTGCCATCGAAAGATGATAATCCTGATAAATCCTTGATGCAGACAAGGGAAGATCAG GAAGCTGATGGTTTGGATGGAAGGAACTCTGATTATAAGAGTGAAATAGAGCACAAGGGGGATACCAAATTTCCTTTATCTGAGGCTGATGTAAGTGGTGAAGCTCTTTCTGGGATATCTTTAGAAGGGACTTGTGTGGACACATCATGTGAAGTTGATTATAATGGTAAGGTGGATGAAGTATCTGTTTCGGATGGTGCAAACATTATGGAAGATTTTCCAGGTGATGGTCTTGTTGTGGCAAGTCAGAATAGCACGGGTGCCGTGATGGGTTCATTTCATGAAGGGAAGAGTAGTGATTTGCTGAAGACTGATGATCTTGGAGAAGGAAGTACAGAGAGGGTTCAAAATGATACAGGAGATGAGAAAGTTGTACAGGTACATAATCAACAGCATATGCTGGACAGCTATGAAAAGCCTTCGGAAATCGATTTGGTGAGTTCAGCCAGAGAGTGGAATGTATCTTCGGGCTTCGTTTTGAGCTCAATAAATCTCTCCCAGCTCATGGATTTGGTTAAGGGTCTTAGTGAAGAAGAATACAATCTTCTAGTTAAGTCTAGAGAACCAGTTTCTAGTGCCGAACTTGGGCCTGCCAATTTGAAAATGGCTGACCCTGACTTTTCTAAGTTGCTGGAGAAGCTCAAAGAAGAATTATTTCTCACGAATTGTACAAAAGATATTTTCCAGTTGCAACTTGCTCAGCAGTCTGAGCTACAAGGTGAGTTTGATCATCAGCATCATCAGTTGGTATCCGTGCTTAGTGCCTCACTTAAAGAAGCTAGTGAACAGAACCAACTTCTTAGAGAAGAGCTTTTGCAGTGCAGATGTGAATTACAGGCTGCTGTTGGTGCAAGGGAAGAATTTCAAAAAGAATTTTGCACTTCCCAGGCTGAGGTTGCCAGAGCATACGAGTTGCAGATCAGTCTTGAAAGGTCACAGGGGGATTTGTTGAGACTCTCAACAGAGTTGGCTGACTGCAAGCAGTTAGTGGCATCTTTACAGGTGGAAAATGAGGACATGAATGGAGCTCTTGCTTTAGTAACCgaagagaaaaagaaattgaAGGAGGAAAAGGATCAtctttttgaagaaaatgagAAGCTTGCAATTGAATTAGCGGAGTGGAAGGGATTGATGGCTGCTTTACAGCTAGAAATTTCCAACTTAACTACAAATCTGACTTTAGCAGCAGCAGAAAGAAAGATACTTGAGGAGGAGAAGGAACATTTAGGCCACGAACATGCGAAGATATTAACAAAATTTGCTGACTGTAAAGAAGTGGCCTCAACATTGCAGCTCGAAAATTCTAGCTTAAAGGAGAGGCTTGACCTTGTTACAGAAGAGAGAAAAAGGCTTGAAGAAGACAAGAGGTGCTTTGCTCTTGAAAATGAGAGGCTTTTGTTTGATCTTGCCAGTCTTAAAGAGCAGTTATCCACTGAACAAAGGGAACGAGAGAGGGTTGGAGTTGATTTAAAAGAAGTGACATCACGCCTTGAACAACTTATGGAGGAAAACATTTTTCTTTCTAGCAGTTTGGACATTCATAAAGCTAAACTTACTGAGGCATCAGATAGCAACAGAATTGAAATGCCGGTTCAAAGCAAGGAAGATTGGCATCAGGTTGAAATATCAGAAGTTCGAAGCAGGGATGGTGAGAATTTAAGTGCTGGTGAAGATTCTTATTGTATTCTGGGGAAGCAAGTCGATGATGTTTGCTCTTACACCCAGAAGCCTCTGTCTGATGATATTGCAGGAAGAACACCATACATACTTTTTGAAAAGGGAGTTTTTGATGATTCCTTGGGCTTTGTATCCTTGAAGGGACACTTGGATGAGGTAGAGAAAATATTGCACCAACTTGAAAAAGCGATTGGAGAGGTTCAGGCTTACTCGGCGTCATTAAGCAAGTCAGGTGGCAAGTTGGTTGCACCTGGGGTATCTAAACTGATTCAAGCTTTTGAGTCAAAGGTGCATCTTGATGAGCAGGAATCTGAGGATATGCCTCCAATAGAAAAGCAGTCAACAGCAACAGACCCATTTGTGGTAGTGGAAGAAGAAATTAGAAATTTGAAAGAGTTATTTAAGCAGTTGGTATTGGATGCTGCTGATGCTTATGTATTGTTCAAGAGTGAAATTGATGGGAGGAGAACTGCAGATATCAATGTTAGGGAGCTCAAGGTTCAACATGAAGCCTTAAAGGATCACAGCAACAATTTGGAAGCGTCAAACATTGAACTTGCAATTGTTTCAGAAGTTTTAAAGCAACATGGGGGCACCATTGAAGCAACAAACAATGAACTCGTAGTTTTGTGTGAAGCTACTAAGCTAGAAGTTATTGATCTCAAAGCAAAAAACACTGATCTTTGTTGTAAGCTACGTAAATGTGAATCCAGAATTGATGATTTACAGAGTCAATTGTATGATTTACAACAAACTTCAAATGAGATGGCAACTGTGATTGGTAATCACTTGGATGATTTGCAGAAAGAGGTTTCTGGGAGGACATTAATTATTGAAGAAGATTGGAATTCTACTCTTGCTCAGATTTTTGAAATAGTTCAGAAGCTTGATGGTTCCCTTGGGAATTTTGCCTCAAAAGTATTTGTCCCTGATGACGGATTGGATGTTGTATGCCACCTTGCTTCTTCAGTCAATGCAGCCACCAAATTGTTTGAGGATATGCAGAAGAAACTTGAAGCTTTTCAAATTGACCATGAAGTTATTTCTGGGTCATACAAAGAAGTGAACGAGAGGTGTGAAGAGATGCATCGGAAGAATGATATGGCTGTTGGCTTATTGCATAAACTACATGGTGACTTTAGAAAACTTGTGCGTTCACATGGATCTCTGGATGAAAATGAGATAAAGGAGGTGAATCCAGATCCTCTagattatagtatatatgagacATTTATGGGGCAGCTGGAGCATTTTCTGAGTGAAAGGCAGGAGCTTGAATCTGTTATCGATAAATTGAATTTGGAATTGGTAAATAGAATAGGGGAATTTGAGGAACTGAATAGAGGATGCCTTGATACAGATGTGATCTGCAAGTTAATTGAAGATGCTCGGGGTGTCCTTAAAGAGGAAGATATTGAGATTTGTGCAAATAAATCACCTCCTTTGCATTTTGAATCATTGATTACTGTTCTTGTTCAGAAATACAAGGAGGCCCATATGCAGTTGAActtaattgaagaagaaaatagaTCCAAGGTAATGAAATTTGAGGAATTGCAGCAAGAAGTACAGCATTTAACTGCCATCTGTCTTCAGCATGAAACTGAAATGCTTGTTCTCAAGGAAAGTTTTAGCCAGGTAGAGGAAGCTCTATTTGCTACTGGTTCTGAATTACAAAAGAAAGTAAGTGAACTTGAATTGTCAGAGCAACGTGTATCATCCCTTAGAGAGAAGCTCAGCATTGCTGTCACTAAGGGGAAGGGCCTGGTTGTGCAGCGGGATGGTCTAAAGCAGTCCCTGGCAGAGACATCTAGTGAACTTAAGAGATGCTCACATGAGTTACAGTTAAAAGATGCCAGGCTTCATGAGGTGGAAACAAAACTGAAGACATATTCAGAGGCAGGTGAACGTGTGGAAGCTCTTGAATCTGAGCTTTCATACATTCGCAATTCGGCTACTGCGCTTAGAGAGTCATTCCTTCTCAAGGATTCTCTCCTTCAGAGGATAGAAGAGATCTTAGAAGACCTCGATCTGCCAGAGCATTTTCATTCCAGAGATATCATTGAAAAGGTTGATTGGCTAGCAAGGTCAGTTGCTGGTAATAGTTTGCCTTCTGCTACTGATTGGGATCAGAAGAGTTCTGCAGGAGGAGGTTCATTTTCTGATGCTGGTTTTGTCATGATGGAACCTTGGAAGGATGATTTACAGTCAAATTCAAATTCAGGTGaagatttaaaaagaaaatttgaaGAGCTTCAAAGTAAGTTTTATGGTCTTGCCGAACAAAATGAAATGCTGGAGCAATCTTTAATGGAAAGGAacaatttagttcagaaatggGAAGAGCTTTTAAATAGGATTGATATGCCATCACACTTGCGGTCTGTGGAACCAGAAGATAGGATTCAGTGGCTTGGAAGAGAACTTACAGAGGCACATCATGATACCATTTCTCTCCAGCAGAAGGTTGATAACCTTGAAAACTACTCTGGTTCTTTAAGTGCTGATTTGGAAGACTCGAAGAGTAGGATATCCGTTCTTGAGTCAAACCTTAAAGCTATTACACTAGAGAGGGAACATCTTTCTGAAAGATTGGACGTTCTGAATCATGATTATGATAAACTTCTAGCAAAGGCAACCCAATATGAATTAGAGAACAGTAGGCTGCAGAGTGAAGTTACTAGTTTTCAGGAGAACCATGAGATGCTTGCAAGGAAGGCTGATGAGTTTGACCTCAAGAACAGAAGTCTGCAGAATGAAGTAGATGATCTTCAGAAGCAGGTGGCCGAGATGGCTGGAAATGAGAAACAGATTCTTAGTATTGAAGAAGAAATAAGAAGATTACAGAATTTGGTTGGTGATGTGCTACAAGATCCTGGACTAGAAGATCAAATTTCTTCTGGCAGTAACATTGAGTGCTTAGAAATGTTGCTGAGGAAGCTTCTAGAAAATTATGCAAAATTTTCAACCATAAGACCTGTACTTGGTGGTGGAATTGATGAGCTGCAGACTGACGTGATGACTGTAGAGGCAGCTAAGAACTTAAGCAAAACCCATGCTGGGGAGTCCGATGAAGTTATCATGAAGAAAGAGCTTGAGGAAGCTTTGCACGAGTTGATTCTTGTGAAGGAGGAGAGAGGTGTATTTGTTGAGAAGCAACAATCTTTGGCCCTTGAAATTGAAGCTCTGGTTAAAAGAAGGGAGGAGTTGGAATTACTTCTACATCAAGAGGAGCAGAAGTCAGCTTCTGTTAGAGAGAAGTTGAATGTCGCAGTTAGGAAAGGGAAGTTATTGGTACAACAGCGTGACAGTCTGAAACAAACCATTGAACAATTGAATGCtgaattggaaaatttaaaGTCTAAAGCTAAGACCCAAGAAGATAAACTTGTAGAATATGATAAGAAGTTTGAGGAACTGTCCATGTATCCAGAAAGGGTTAATGTCTTGGAATCTGAGATTCTGTTGTTAAGGAATCGTTTGACAGAAAATGAGCAGCATTTGCAGGACTCAGGACATGTATTGAGCGTGATTTCAAATACTTTAGCTGATTTTGATGGCGGAGATGGAGTTAATGCTGCTGACCCAGTGAAGAAATTGGAGCAATTTGTGAAACTGTGTCGTGATATGCGTTCTGATATGATTTCTTTAGAAGAAGCATCAAGGAAATCTAAGCGAGCAGCAGGACTACTTCTTGCAGAGTTGAATGAAGTTCAAGAGAGAAATGATAGTCTTCAAGAAGAACTAGCAAATGATGCTGCCGAACTTTCTGAACTCACAAAGGAGAGGGATCTAGCCGAAGAAGCCAAACTTGAAGCACTTTCGCGTCTTGAGGAGTTATATAATGTTCACTCTTTGGAACAGAGAAATGGATTTTCTGAACTTGAAGGTTTAAAATCTGTTGTAGATCAACTTAGGAAAGGTTTTCATGATGTCAATAATTTACTTTCCGATGTCTTCTCAAAAGATCTAGAATTGCTGCGCAATCTGGAGTCTGGTATCGACAAGTGTCTGAAACCAACCAATGCTACTGATGAGGAAAGCGTGCCTCGTTTTAGTGCATCCAGCCTTATATCTAGCGGTTCAGATGGCAAG GATTGGTATTTTTCGAAGGGTTCTTGGTTAGACTCCATTATGCATGATAATTTTGAAGGCAGTTCTGTAACTGAAATCTGTAGTTATGTTGGGCATCAACTGGAAGAACTCACGATTGAGGTTGGAGTTCTTAAAGAAAAATTGCAGAGTCACACGAGTTCATTACATGAACAAGCTAGCAGTCTGTCTAAGTTAATGGCGGTCGCCCATAGAGAAACAATTTCCCGATGGGAGTTGTATGAAGCCATGAAGGGAGACATTATAAGTAAAGAATCATCCGTAAAAGAAAAGGACAAGGAATTTGTTACGTTGCAGAAAAGTATTGctttgtcttttgaagcatTCTCCAATTTGCATATGGAAATTGAAAAAGCTAAAGCTGAATTACTTGGACATAATTATGGTGCGGGAGATCAAGGGATAAACTTAGCGGGTCACCTTTCCTCTGAGGAATCTATTAGAACCATGGAAGACAAGCTATTGTTTGCTATCCGGGAGTTCGCTAGGATAAAAGCTGAAATTGTGGAAGGTAACCAAAAACAACTGAAGACTGCTGTTGCAGATTTGCAGAAAGAGCTTCAGGAGAAAGAAATTTCAAAGGAAAGAATTTGCATGGAACTTGTAGGTCAAATCAAGGAAGCTGAAGCTGCAGCAGCTCGCTATTCACTTGATCTTCAATCTTCGAGAAGTCAGATTGATGATTTGGAGAAAAATCTTCAAGTCATGGAGCATGAAAAGAATTTACTTGAACAGAAAATGGAGGAATTACAAAGTGTGCATGCAACAACATCCACAGAATTACAGCAGAGGGTCAGATCACTCTCTGATGTGATTAATGCCAAAGATCAAG AAATTGAGGCTTTAATGCAAGCACTAGATGAGGAGGAGTCACAGATGGAGGAtcttaagaaaaagaaagaggaaCTAGACAAGGCTTTACAGCAGAAGAACCTAGATTTGGAGAATGTTGAAGCGTCTCGTGGAAAAGTTATGAAAAAGCTTTCCACAACGGTAACTAAGTTTGATGAGCTTCATCAATTATCTGCAAGTCTCCTTGCTGAGGTTGAAAACCTTCAATCACAATTACAAGATCGGGATGGAGAGATATCTTTCTTACGGCAGGAGGTCACTAGGTGCACGAATGATGTTCTTGTAGCATCACAGCTAAGCAACAAGAAAGATTCAGATGACCTTCAAGAGTTCTTGGCATGGTTTGATAATTTGATTGCTAATGTTGGAATGCAGAATATTCATCCtgatattaaaaataatgatCGTGTTATTGAACACAAAGAATTACTTAAAAAGAAGATTGAGTCTTTTGTGTCAGACTTCACAAATATACGTGAAGCTGCTCAAAGCAAGGATACATTATTGCAATTAGAAAGGAGTAAGGTGGACGACTTGATGCGCAAAGGAGAAATTCTGGAGAGATCTTTACTTGACAAGGAGTCACGCTTAAGTTTTATTGAAGGTGCAGAAGACCCGGGAGTGACAACTTCAGCAACCTCTGAAATTTTGGAAGTTGAACCCCTG ATAAACAAGTGGACAGTGCCAAGCTCTTCAGTCGCAACTCAAGTTCGAAGTTTACGTAAAGGAAACGCCGATCAGGTTGCCATTGCTATAGATATGGATCCTGGTAGTAGTAATAGACTAGAAGATGAAGACGATGACAAAG TTCATGGTTTCAAGTCACTTACTACATCAAGAGTTGTTCCAAGGTTTACAAGACCAGTGACTGACATGATTGATGGCCTTTG GGTTTCTTGTGATCGGGCTCTGATGCGTCAACCTGCGTTACGTCTTGGTATTATAATCTACTGGGCTATATTACATGCACTTCTGGCAACCTTGGCAATATGA